The following proteins are co-located in the Melanotaenia boesemani isolate fMelBoe1 chromosome 5, fMelBoe1.pri, whole genome shotgun sequence genome:
- the LOC121640054 gene encoding uncharacterized protein LOC121640054 translates to MFFQTNRRFIRVFVTSHDGGEYQCCGHQKSTNVKKCSNILTLKVSDKPRPFLTVSPSQRSPGSSVTLTCAVEHPTAGWKFYWYKVVPGLSIKNNNLEELPYSDDGTEKGSYIIHERTHTAGYVCRAGRVDRVYFTDYSELKFVCAADSSPGSSSSRVHFISWQLCGMLLLTVLLLLLRFLRKKTDISSNSSSQCVNISQISTTQQTANQNGTPVYSSLLHGDASVYESVRDSGNNGNDEPAIEYYNLVCPPSQDGSIGRREPTTIIQTA, encoded by the exons ATGTTCTTCCAAACAAACAGGCGCTTCATCCGAGTATTTGTGACTTCACATGACGGTGGTGAATACCAGTGCTGTGGTCACCAGAAGAGCACCAATGTTAAAAAGTGCAGTAATATTCTGACTTTAAAAGTGTCAG ATAAACCCAGGCCTTTCCTCACTGTGTCTCCATCACAACGTAGTCCTGGATCTTCAGTAACTCTGACCTGTGCAGTTGAACATCCAACAGCAGGATGGAAGTTCTACTGGTATAAAGTTGTTCCTGGTTTATCAATCAAGAACAACAACCTTGAGGAACTGCCTTATAGCGATGATGGAACGGAAAAAGGTTCATACATCATCCACGAACGgacacacacagcaggatatGTGTGTAGAGCTGGACGAGTAGACCGAGTGTATTTCACTGATTACAGTGAACTAAAGTTTGTCTGTGCTGCAG ATTCCAGTCCTGGTAGCTCCTCCTCCAGAGTCCATTTCATCTCTTGGCAGTTATGTGGGATGTTGCTGCttactgtgctgctgctgctgcttcgcTTCCTGAGAAAGAAAACGG atatttcTTCTAACAG CTCCTCTCAGTGTGTGAACATCAGTCAAATCTCTACGACGCAGCAAACAGCAAACCAGAATGGAACTCCGGTGTACTCTTCTCTTCTCCATG GTGATGCTTCTGTCTATGAATCAGTGAGAGACTCTGGAAACAATGGAAATG ATGAACCGGCCATTGAATATTATAATCTCGTGTGTCCTCCTTCCCAAGATGG GTCCATAGGGAGAAGAGAGCCAACAACAATAATTCaaacagcataa